One genomic window of Prochlorococcus marinus CUG1416 includes the following:
- a CDS encoding HesB/IscA family protein, which produces MENVVFKQEIKNSDDGKGILITNDAIEQIANLLKGQIDKKALRVGVRSGGCSGMSYTMDFIGSNEINPDDKVYDYSLNSDQSFQVVCDPKSLLYIYGMQLDFSKELIGGGFNFVNPNASQTCGCGSSFAV; this is translated from the coding sequence ATGGAAAATGTAGTATTTAAACAGGAAATTAAGAATTCTGATGATGGTAAAGGTATCTTAATAACTAATGATGCTATAGAGCAAATTGCAAATTTATTAAAAGGACAAATTGATAAGAAAGCTCTCAGGGTTGGGGTAAGATCAGGAGGCTGCAGTGGGATGAGTTATACAATGGACTTTATAGGAAGTAATGAAATTAATCCTGATGATAAAGTTTATGATTATTCATTGAATTCTGATCAAAGCTTTCAGGTAGTCTGCGATCCTAAAAGTCTTTTATATATATATGGAATGCAATTAGATTTTAGTAAGGAATTAATTGGCGGTGGGTTTAATTTTGTAAACCCTAATGCTTCTCAAACTTGCGGCTGTGGAAGCTCCTTTGCAGTTTAA
- a CDS encoding lipid-A-disaccharide synthase-related protein produces the protein MSRILLLSNGHGEDLSGSLIAKELANSGYSVEALPIVGKGIHYEKEKIKIIGKTKEFTTGGIGYNSFKGRLKEIFGGEIIYVLKRLYLTYKIRKKYNYFFVVGDIVPVFFAWVCKKEFFTYLVAYSSHYEGKLKLPWPSKFFLNSKKAKKIYTRDFLTANDLTSQLKKTVSFFGNPFMDKYFFRGKELKKSDFSIGLFPGSRFPEILNNFVLILEVLEALSDLSYFQKIEFNFAIVNALSSSKIMEIFENRKWLYLEKINEKNLLKFQYKSLTVNLYWNTFDEILLKSRLCISMAGTAAEQAIGLGKPVIQIEGKGPQFTKSFAEAQRRLLGKYVFCATNYKNKNDQINQTIRLIIQVIYLIKLNKKFLISCHENAKKRLGENKACIKMVDDMNFVIKYD, from the coding sequence TTGTCCAGAATTTTATTATTAAGTAATGGGCATGGAGAAGATCTATCTGGGAGCTTGATAGCTAAGGAATTGGCAAATAGTGGTTATTCTGTAGAGGCTTTGCCAATTGTTGGTAAAGGAATTCATTACGAGAAAGAAAAAATTAAGATTATTGGAAAAACTAAAGAATTTACTACTGGAGGTATTGGCTATAATTCTTTTAAGGGAAGATTAAAAGAGATATTTGGAGGAGAAATAATTTATGTCCTAAAAAGATTATATTTAACTTATAAAATAAGAAAAAAATATAATTATTTTTTTGTAGTTGGTGATATTGTGCCAGTATTTTTTGCATGGGTATGTAAAAAAGAATTTTTTACATATCTAGTTGCTTATTCAAGTCATTATGAAGGGAAGTTAAAATTACCATGGCCCTCTAAATTTTTTTTGAATTCAAAAAAGGCAAAAAAAATATATACAAGAGATTTTCTTACGGCTAATGATTTAACTTCCCAATTAAAAAAGACAGTATCTTTTTTTGGTAATCCATTTATGGATAAGTATTTTTTTAGAGGTAAAGAATTAAAGAAATCTGACTTTAGTATTGGACTATTTCCAGGTAGTAGATTTCCCGAGATTTTAAATAATTTTGTTTTGATTTTAGAAGTTTTAGAGGCTCTTTCAGATTTAAGTTATTTTCAAAAAATTGAATTTAATTTTGCAATAGTTAATGCTCTATCTTCATCCAAAATAATGGAGATCTTTGAAAATAGAAAATGGTTATACCTAGAGAAAATAAATGAGAAGAATCTCTTGAAATTTCAATATAAATCTTTAACGGTGAATTTATATTGGAATACTTTTGACGAAATATTATTGAAAAGTAGATTATGTATCAGCATGGCAGGCACAGCAGCAGAGCAGGCGATTGGATTAGGTAAACCTGTTATTCAGATTGAAGGGAAAGGCCCACAATTTACAAAATCTTTTGCAGAAGCGCAAAGACGTTTGCTTGGAAAATATGTTTTTTGTGCAACTAATTATAAAAATAAGAATGATCAAATAAATCAAACAATAAGATTGATTATACAAGTAATATACCTAATTAAGCTAAATAAGAAGTTTTTGATTTCATGTCATGAAAATGCAAAAAAAAGACTAGGTGAAAACAAAGCTTGTATTAAGATGGTTGATGATATGAATTTTGTTATTAAATATGACTAA
- a CDS encoding tetratricopeptide repeat protein has product MNNEINPIEEDFNAALSRYKAGQDLIPIVQDFQSIIQQIPNHFAAWTCLSWLQLLLKNNEEALAAARQAVRLNQQDPQARMNLSLALLATNNKGVRDHIELIKKMSMMMPDVKSELKESVEDGFIRYPDWPELTKVKKWLDF; this is encoded by the coding sequence ATGAATAACGAAATTAATCCCATCGAAGAGGATTTCAATGCAGCTCTATCAAGATATAAAGCTGGACAAGATTTAATTCCTATCGTTCAAGATTTTCAAAGTATTATCCAGCAAATACCAAATCATTTTGCTGCATGGACTTGTCTATCATGGCTTCAATTACTCTTGAAAAATAATGAGGAAGCTTTAGCAGCTGCCAGACAAGCTGTTCGATTAAACCAGCAAGATCCACAAGCAAGAATGAATTTGTCTTTAGCCCTTTTGGCTACCAATAATAAAGGGGTTAGGGATCATATTGAGTTAATAAAAAAAATGTCTATGATGATGCCAGATGTTAAAAGTGAGTTAAAAGAATCTGTTGAAGACGGATTTATTAGATATCCAGATTGGCCTGAATTAACCAAAGTCAAAAAATGGTTGGATTTTTAA